A stretch of the Nematostella vectensis chromosome 1, jaNemVect1.1, whole genome shotgun sequence genome encodes the following:
- the LOC5506469 gene encoding receptor-type tyrosine-protein phosphatase S isoform X1 — MTTLRRLFILCAGMIALCSTTLRGDNCDSQAVGVGTGALPDSSMTASSERDNTTMASNARLNGPRSWCQARKDNRAFLEIDVGTASVVCGVATQGNPLSDSWVESFTIEFSIDRENWTSYGQNESVVEFQANFNRDTPVKGLTKEVIVARYLRFFPMRIHQEGCLRVEIYATSGCFNASINVSDSSMIPDHRFSATSQYNGNYPPSRGRLHSIYSWEPRAKSSTEYLQVDLGAVIVMCAVATQGNEHWPEWSLAYSFNYSKDNVNWHIYQDNGTQTLQGNQDQNTVHKNVLRNTLQAKYVRFYVLQYKGWPTLRVEIYGTKQDCTASLGVETGGRLSLNRMTASGGLAYLGRLYLNNNAWCSSDQNKQQYLQVDFGSVIRLTGLATQGHPAMDKWVSSFAVAYRISSMVQWQAYNTGDTQPFVIFKANTNRNEVISTWLPHPINARFVRLVPQSWLGEICARVDFFGCNNVLRPTVNLLPLKALLATEQESHAIFTCNVTSQPDVTLLWRNASHRDITGAETIATNTNSVNGWTKSLLRVNFEGVSRTLTTFACTRVSSRDRDVTCVTRVYCASFYSPLPGESLVVKSSQLEVTLAVPDAPRIKMSQLTSRSASLSWVYPVPGSNESPLLSVTVQHSLGNATFPPNVTSSDLEGLAPYTNYRVRVCAVSEVGRGLEGVIEFVTLSSLPEKPPLNVTVLAASSTSVQAFWQRPDRINGPILKYIVTYRIPGVGHAPIVVESNQTSATLLHLEKWTKYEITVMVENDIGKSPPSPIVISRTLEDVPSAPPSSFSVKVTSSTSILVTWDLPPQGTHHGLIRGFIIRYGLNNVYREALPITSSGNETRRAQISGLRVFTPYWVWIAAVTVDIGAVSDPVTIVTAQEAPTEPQDLKISIVPPAFHHSSPVLNITWSRPVRMNGVLQKYVVYHRETGAAERRVLLEASRSMCLLDVFGGTSYDVSVSAVTIKEGPRAKFNIRVPDYRPTAAPDKLTITRNNDTSFNVSWKALMRSHSNGRVERYEVLTRRAVSMVAVSHLNTSVTHAVLVDLRVCSRYAVAVRAYTSAGPGPYSADVFEATSESQPPQDITLSSHDQTPITLNWKSPARYSTDQINFFTISYNGSKEYNETFRDHGSVAVPGVTSKFRVTGLIPSTRYQFSVTMNAECGVSAPSPSVTVTTDPQAPLRPALPEVLQRNVSLTSASVTVWPVPDTNGPISSYQLIVVLIIKDQTSFPEDGSTLKDYTSAQRDNLPYYISAEIPTAHVQSPMEFHIGDNRRYGRYLNARLRTRSVYHIYERAVSKIDQELYNGQAALIAEIRQTLGSGGGTDEQTRPSASGNMVLYIVVAVGAIVLVALLIVGLVFFRSHKSNKSEESRHLETDCVSMDKLSVDLDAPQAEENEASFIALEQSAQNSSPSPEHIDPQETQETSAQATEVPIEEFLDYFNRAKSTQFTKLVDEYKQNLPAGQQWQWDAAKNYREKNRYANIIAYDHSRVILEPDSAGDKICDYINASYLHGFDGSSKAYIATQGPVVASFVDFWRMIWQEKSAVIVMLTNLKESEKVKCHQYWPDVSREYGDITVSVHSTEVFADYTKRVLFLAKRSEADKRHVVQLHFTVWPDKGVPQHATAVLGFRKKVNANNPYGSGPIVVHCSAGVGRTGAYIAIDAMLNQAHREKKVDIYKYVEMMRRDRIHMVQTEEQYIFVHMAILEATVCGNTEVPVQDLSRTITKLSAVVPGKGITGFADEFQRLRLVSDSIKEDETNVAKNLQNQNKNRDMEYLPLNSSRVVLFSTKKEADYINASFADAYKERDLFIMTQAPMTQTTVEFWRMVMQYKAGTIVMLNTLEEAGQTYTEYWPTEHPEIYGSILVEPLSKDNYGDFTMRRLKVSSYTEQSHVMVRHFSYFNWPDKSGPANYQSALELMSEVQRSQQQAKNRPIIVQCSNGTTRSGAFCAIYSILERLKIEQVVDVFQVIKVIRIKRPQSVTSLAQYVSCYEMALRYLDTFGDYANFVL; from the exons ATGACAACCCTACGACGTCTTTTCATCTTATGTGCTGGGATGATCGCCCTGTGTTCAACGACATTAC GAGGAGATAACTGCGATAGCCAGGCTGTGGGCGTAGGGACAGGAGCCCTCCCAGACAGTAGCATGACTGCCTCGTCAGAACGCGATAACACAACCATGGCCAGTAATGCCAGGCTGAATGGCCCCCGCTCATGGTGTCAGGCCAGGAAGGATAATAGAGCGTTTCTGGAAATAGACGTTGGCACTGCAAGTGTTGTTTGTGGTGTGGCCACCCAGGGTAATCCGCTATCTGACAGCTGGGTTGAGAGCTTCACTATCGAATTTTCAATTGATAGAGAAAACTGGACAAGTTATGGGCAAAATGAAAGTGTCGTG GAGTTCCAGGCGAATTTTAACAGGGACACTCCTGTGAAAGGGCTAACAAAAGAAGTTATTGTGGCGCGATATTTGCGTTTCTTTCCAATGCGCATCCATCAAGAGGGCTGTCTGAGAGTGGAGATATACGCTACATCAG gTTGCTTCAATGCTTCAATCAATGTATCCGACTCGTCTATGATTCCGGATCACCGCTTCTCGGCAACATCGCAGTACAATGGCAATTACCCACCCTCTAGAGGCAGACTACATTCTATTTATTCCTGGGAGCCAAGAGCTAAGAGCAGCACTGAGTATCTTCAGGTTGACCTTGGTGCAGTGATTGTAATGTGTGCTGTTGCCACACAAGGGAATGAACACTGGCCAGAATGGAGCCTTGCCTACTCATTTAATTACTCAAAAGACAATGTCAATTGGCATATCTATCAAGACAATGGTACACAG ACCTTACAAGGGAATCAAGATCAAAATACCGTTCATAAGAATGTTTTACGAAACACACTGCAAGCGAAGTATGTTAGATTTTATGTACTACAATACAAAGGATGGCCAACGTTGCGAGTGGAAATTTACGGTACCAAGCAAG ATTGCACGGCCAGTCTTGGGGTGGAAACAGGGGGTAGACTTTCTTTGAATCGAATGACTGCCAGTGGAGGGCTGGCATACCTTGGTCGTCTTTATCTTAATAACAATGCGTGGTGCAGTAGTGACCAGAACAAGCAACAATACCTCCAG GTCGATTTTGGCTCCGTCATAAGGCTGACAGGCCTTGCCACCCAAGGTCACCCTGCAATGGACAAATGGGTCAGCAGCTTTGCTGTAGCGTACCGTATCTCATCGATGGTCCAATGGCAGGCCTACAATACCGGTGATACCCAGCCTTTTGTG ATTTTCAAGGCAAATACAAACAGGAATGAAGTCATTTCCACATGGTTGCCTCATCCAATCAACGCCCGTTTTGTGCGTCTCGTGCCGCAGTCGTGGCTCGGTGAAATATGTGCAAGAGTCGATTTCTTTGGCTGCAACAATG ttttACGACCAACCGTTAATCTTCTTCCTCTCAAAGCACTGCTTGCTACGGAACAAGAAAGTCACGCAATTTTCACGTGTAACGTAACAAGCCAGCCTGATGTCACGCTTCTCTGGAGAAACGCGTCACACCGCGATATCACTGGCGCGGAAACCATAGCAACAAACACAAATAGCGTGAATGGGTGGACTAAGTCACTACTGAGAGTGAACTTCGAGGGTGTCTCGCGCACGCTTACCACGTTTGCATGCACACGCGTGTCCTCGCGTGACCGTGACGTGACTTGCGTGACGAGAGTATATTGCGCGTCGTTCTATTCGCCGTTGCCAGGAGAAAGCTTAGTAGTCAAGTCGTCCcaattggaggttacactgg CTGTGCCAGACGCCCCACGCATAAAGATGTCACAACTCACCTCAAGGTCAGCCTCGCTCTCATGGGTGTATCCCGTCCCAGGCTCAAACGAAAGCCCTTTGCTCTCCGTCACCGTTCAGCACAGCCTCGGCAACGCGACGTTTCCGCCAAATGTGACGTCCTCAGATCTAGAAGGCCTGGCTCCGTACACAAATTACCGAGTTCGAGTGTGTGCTGTGAGTGAAGTCGGCAGAGGACTGGAAGGAGTGATTGAGTTTGTCACACTTAGCTCGT TACCCGAGAAGCCTCCACTTAACGTCACCGTGCTCGCCGCGTCATCTACTAGTGTCCAGGCCTTTTGGCAG CGTCCTGACAGAATAAACGGACCAATCCTGAAGTACATAGTAACATACCGAATCCCAGGGGTGGGCCATGCTCCAATTGTCGTCGAAAGCAATCAAACGTCCGCGACTCTGCTTCATTTGGAAAAATGGACGAAATACGAAATTACCGTTATGGTGGAGAATGATATAGGCAAAAGTCCACCAAGTCCCATTGTTATATCACGGACGCTTGAAGACG TTCCCAGTGCTCCTCCATCCAGTTTCTCCGTCAAAGTAACAAGCTCAACCTCTATACTTGTAACGTGGGACCTACCACCACAGGGGACCCATCATGGGCTTATCCGGGGCTTCATTATCCGTTACGGCCTTAATAACGTATATCGGGAGGCGTTGCCGATAACTTCCTCCGGAAATGAGACTCGCAGAGCACAGATCTCTGGACTGCGTGTCTTTACGCCCTACTGGGTGTGGATCGCTGCTGTCACGGTAGACATAGGGGCTGTCAGTGACCCTGTTACAATAGTAACTGCCCAGGAAG CACCCACAGAACCACAAGACCTTAAAATCTCCATCGTCCCTCCGGCGTTCCACCATTCCAGTCCAGTACTAAACATCACATGGAGCCGTCCCGTGCGAATGAACGGAGTTCTTCAGAAGTACGTGGTGTACCACAGGGAGACCGGTGCCGCTGAGAGGAGGGTATTACTTGAAGCAAGTCGGTCTATGTGTCTCTTGGATGTCTTTGGTGGGACTTCGTATGACGTATCAGTGAGCGCGGTTACTATCAAGGAAGGGCCACGCGCGAAATTTAATATTCGTGTACCAGACTACA GACCAACTGCTGCTCCAGACAAGCTCACCATCACCAGAAATAACGACACTAGCTTCAACGTCTCATGGAAAGCCTTAATGCGTAGTCATAGCAACGGGCGTGTAGAGAGATATGAAGTTCTGACAAGACGAGCGGTTTCCATGGTAGCTGTGAGCCATCTCAATACGTCAGTGACGCATGCGGTGTTGGTGGATTTGCGGGTATGCTCCCGATACGCGGTGGCGGTGCGCGCATACACATCAGCGGGGCCTGGGCCCTACTCCGCTGACGTATTTGAAGCAACATCAG aatcCCAACCTCCTCAGGACATAACACTGTCGTCACATGACCAGACCCCCATAACGCTTAACTGGAAGAGCCCGGCTCGCTACAGCACGGACCAAATCAACTTTTTCACG ATATCATACAACGGATCGAAGGAGTACAACGAGACATTTCGTGACCATGGTTCGGTAGCTGTCCCTGGCGTGACGAGCAAGTTTCGCGTGACGGGTCTGATCCCAAGCACGCGTTACCAATTTAGCGTGACAATGAATGCTGAATGTGGAGTCAGCGCGCCCAGCCCTAGCGTGACTGTCACCACCGACCCTCAGG CCCCACTGCGACCGGCTTTACCTGAAGTGCTCCAAAGAAACGTCAGTTTGACATCAGCTAGTGTGACCGTGTGGCCTGTCCCGGACACTAATGGACCTATCAG CTCTTACCAGCTTATAGTAGTGCTGATAATAAAAGATCAGACGAGCTTTCCTGAAGACGGGAGTACCCTCAAAGATTACACCTCTGCCCAACGCGATAACCTACCGTACTACATTAGCGCCGAGATCCCTACTGCGCATGTGCAAAGCCCAATGGAATTCCATATAGGGGATAACCGTCGTTATGGGAGATACCTGAATGCAAGGCTCCGCACCAGGTCTGTGTACCACATTTACGAGAGGGCTGTCTCCAAGATTGATCAG GAGCTCTACAACGGACAAGCTGCGTTAATTGCGGAAATACGCCAGACTTTAG GTTCAGGTGGTGGGACTGATGAGCAGACTCGACCCTCCGCTTCTGGTAACATGGTCTTGTACATCGTTGTGGCAGTCGGAGCTATCGTCCTCGTAGCGCTTCTGATTGTGGGACTCGTATTTTTCAGAAG TCATAAAAGTAACAAATCAGAAGAGTCGCGTCACTTGGAAACAGACTGTGTCAGCATGGACAAACTTTCTGTCGACCTTGACGCGCCACAGGCAGAGGAAAACGAGGCCTCCTTCATCGCTTTGGAACAGTCAGCGCAAA ATTCCTCACCATCTCCAGAACACATAGACCCTCAAGAGACACAAGAGACCAGTGCCCAAGCAACTGAAGTACCTATAGAGGAATTCCTCGATTACTTCAATCGCGCAAAAAGCACTCAGTTTACCAAGCTGGTTGACGAATACAAG cAGAATCTTCCCGCCGGACAGCAGTGGCAATGGGATGCAGCCAAAAACTACAGGGAAAAGAACAGATACGCCAATATTATCGCTT ATGACCACTCCCGCGTTATTTTGGAGCCGGACTCTGCTGGCGACAAGATTTGTGATTACATAAACGCGTCGTATCTCCAC GGATTTGACGGGTCTTCTAAAGCGTACATTGCAACACAAG GGCCGGTGGTTGCAAGCTTTGTAGACTTCTGGCGGATGATATGGCAAGAAAAATCTGCTGTAATCGTCATGCTGACAAACCTTAAGGAAAGTGAAAAG GTAAAGTGTCATCAATACTGGCCTGATGTCAGCAGAGAATATGGAGACATTACTGTCTCTGTCCACAGCACTGAAGTGTTTGCAGACTACACCAAGAGAGTGCTCTTCCTTGCCAAG CGATCTGAGGCAGACAAGCGTCACGTGGTACAGCTGCACTTCACCGTGTGGCCTGATAAAGGCGTCCCACAACACGCCACGGCAGTGCTGGGCTTTAGGAAGAAAGTCAACGCGAACAACCCGTATGGATCAGGCCCTATCGTAGTGCACTGTAG CGCCGGGGTGGGTCGTACCGGTGCTTACATCGCGATCGACGCCATGCTCAACCAAGCGCACAGAGAGAAAAAGGTGGACATTTACAAGTACGTGGAGATGATGAGGAGGGACAGGATCCACATGGTGCAAACAGAG GAACAGTATATATTCGTGCATATGGCAATCTTGGAGGCCACTGTTTGCGGCAACACCGAGGTCCCAGTGCAGGATCTGAGCCGCACTATAACGAAATTATCGGCGGTTGTCCCCGGCAAAGGTATCACAGGATTCGCGGATGAGTTTCAG CGGCTTCGGCTGGTTAGTGATAGTATCAAGGAAGACGAGACTAATGTGGCGAAAAACCTTCAGAACCAGAATAAAAACAGAGATATGGAATATTTGCCTT TAAATTCTTCACGAGTGGTCCTGTTTTCAACAAAGAAAGAAGCTGATTATATCAACGCAAGCTTTGCTGAC gCCTACAAAGAGCGAGACTTGTTTATAATGACGCAAGCTCCGATGACCCAAACGACAGTGGAATTCTGGCGAATGGTGATGCAATACAAGGCTGGCACGATCGTAATGCTTAACACACTGGAGGAAGCAGGGCAG ACTTACACTGAGTACTGGCCGACGGAGCATCCGGAGATCTATGGCAGTATACTGGTAGAACCGCTTTCCAAGGATAACTACGGAGACTTCACTATGAGAAGGCTAAAAGTCAGTAGCTACACG GAGCAAAGTCACGTGATGGTCCGTCACTTCAGCTACTTCAACTGGCCAGACAAAAGTGGGCCTGCAAACTACCAGTCAGCGTTAGAGCTAATGAGCGAGGTTCAGCGATCACAACAGCAAGCGAAAAACCGACCAATCATCGTCCAGTGCAG